The sequence CTTTGACCTGATAAACGACCCGGTAGTTGCCGGAGCGGATGCGGTACAGGCCGTCAAGCTTCCCGCCAAGTTTGATGCATCCATCCGGGCGAGGGTTTTCTACCATACTCTCCAAGAGGGCGATTATTCCTTTCTGCTTTCCCAGCGGAAGCCTGGAAAGGGACTTCCTGGCCTTCTGGTGAATATGGACCTCATACCTCACAACAGTCCCGCTTCTCTCTTTATATCCTCAAGGGAAAATAGAACCGCTTTGCCGCTCTCGATTTCAGCGGCGGCTTTTTCCGCCTCCCGTATATCGTACTGGTCCTCCAAATACTGCAAGAGGCGAATTGCGTTTTCGTTCACGATATACACGGCCTGCTTGTGCCGCGTGACCTTTACCGGCTCGCCGCCAGAGGCGACCGCGCTGAAAATGGCGGGCGGTATCCGCGCCTCTGTTGCCTTGATCTCAGTCATTACTCCCTCCGCGAATATGTGCGTGTTGAACCATCTGTACATATTGTACAATATTTATCGGCATTTGTCAAGGGGAATTTAGAAGCGGAATGTCCCTTGAGTAGGTAGTGGAGTTATGCGCGAGTAGGTGTTTATTTCGTTGCTTGGTTGGTTATTAGGAGCCTTGCCAATAATTTTGTACGAGTTTCTTTCTCAGAACCATAATGGCTTTTTCAAAAGACCCTGGAAAAATATTAAGCGGGAGGGGTAGAGCTGAGTCACTCCGCCACGGGCCAGTCCAGCGCTCCGGTGGGGAACGCGCCGATATCGAGCCCGTCGTTGCGGCCGAGGCGATGGTAATGGACAGCGGTGCGGGCCACCATGGCCGCGTTGTCCGTGCAGAGCGCCATCGGGGGGAGAATCACGCGGAAGCCCCCGCGGTTGCTGGCGGCGTCCAGGCGGCTGCGCAGCAGGCTGTTGCGGGCGACACCGCCGGCCACGATCAGACACGACGAACCGGAGCGCTCGCAGGCGCGCAGGGATTTGTCGACCAGCACGTCGACCACCGCTGCCTGGAACGAGGCGGCCAGGTCCGGAATGGCGTTCCGCAGCTCGCCGCGCTGATCCAGGTCCCGGGTTTCGTACAGGACCGCTGTCTTGAGGCCGGAGAAACTCATGTCCAGCGAGTCGTCGCGGATCATCGGCCGGGGGAAATTGAACGCGGCGGGATTGCCCTGTTCGGCGGCCTGCTCGATAACCGGGCCGCCCGGGTAGCCCAGGTCCAGCATCTTGGCCACCTTGTCGAAACATTCACCCACCGCGTCGTCGCGGCTGCGGCCCAGGATCAGGTAGTCGCCCCAGCCGTCGACTTCCACCAGCAGGGTATGGCCGCCGGAGACCAGCAGCGCCACGAACGGCGGCTCCGGCGGGTCGTCGAGCAGAAGGTTGGCCATCAGATGGGCCTCCATGTGGTTGACTCCGATCAGCGGGATATCGAGGGCCAGGGCCAGCGACTTGGCGGTGCAGAGGCCCACCAGCAGTGCGCCGATCAGCCCGGGTCCCACGGTCACGCCGACCAGGTCCAGGTCGCCGGGAGCGCAGCCGGATTCCTCCAGCGCCCGTTCGACCATCGGCAGCAAGGTTTTCTGGTGGGCCCGGCTGGCGAGTTCCGGGACCACTCCGCCGAACTGCTCGTGCTCCAGCTGGCTCAACACGAGGTGGCTCAGCAGCTCATCTTCGCCGCGAAGGACGGCGACGCTGGTCTCATCGCAGGAGGTCTCGATACCCAGGGTCAGCACGGACACCTTCTTTCATAAACTAGAGCGAACTGAATTCAGAAAGAAAACTTCAGCGAGCGCAGGCGGGTGACCACACCGGCGATCTCGTCCACCGCCCTGTCGATCTGCGCCGAGGTATTCGACCGTCCCAGGCTGAAGCGGACCGAGGCCTGGGCCAGTTCCAGGGAGACCCCCATGGCGGTGAGCACGTGCGAGGGTTCGAGCGAGCCGCTGGCGCAGGCCGAGCCGCTGCTGCAGGAGATACCCGCGAGGTCGAGATTGAGCAGCAGGGCCTCGCCCTCGACGCCCTCGAACGAGAGGTTGAGTGTGTTGCTCAGCCGGTGCCGTTCGTGGCCGTTAAGGTGAACGCCGTCGAGCTTACCGCGCAGCCCGGAGTACATCCGGTCGCGAAGGTCGGCCAGCGAGCGGTTACCCTGTTCCAGGTTCTCCGCCGCCAGACGGCAGGCCTCGCCCAGCCCGGCGATTCCCGCCACGTTCTCGGTGCCCGCCCTGATCTTGCGTTCGTGGCTGCCGCCCAGCAATTGCGGGGCGATCTTTACTCTCTTACGGATAAACAGCGCCCCCACACCCTTGGGACCGTATAATTTGTGGCCGCTGATACTCAGCAAATCCGCCGGAAGGGCCGTCAGGTCGATCGGCAGTTTGCCCGCCGCCTGGACCGCATCGGTGTGGAATAACACCCCGCGTCCGCGGCAGATTTCCGCCAGCTCATCCACCGGCTGGACCGTGCCGACTTCGTTATTGGCCATGATCACGCTGACCAGCAGCACGTCGTCCCGCCCGGCCAGCAGGTCTTTCAGCGCGTCCGGGTCAACCCTGCCGCCGCTGTCGACTTCCAGCAGGTGCAGGCTGAAACCACGTTGTTCCAGCCGGCCCAGCGGGCGCAGGACCGCATGGTGCTCCACCGGCGTACCGACCAGCGTGCCGCCGGTTCTACCGGATGACTCGACAGCGCCGAAAATCGCCAGGTTATTGCTCTCGGTCCCGCCGCTGGTGAAGAATATCTCTTCCTCGGCGGCCCCCAGCAGCGTTGCCACCTCTCGGCGGGCATTATCCACGGCCGATCGGGCGGCGCGGCCCTCGGCGTGGATACTCGACGCGTTGCCGAAACCGTCTTTCAGCCAGGGCAGCATTGCCGCCAGCACTCGCTCGGAGACAGGAGTGGTGGCGTTGTGATCGAGGTATATTCTATCCTCAACTGCTTGCGGTGAATTCATTCCGCTCCTGCCGGATGGAAGATTTACAGTATGTTAACAAGTGGCAATATCTTAGTGTTTATCCGGCCGGAAGCCGGAGTGTGGAGTTTACAATCCGGAGCGGATTTTGTCAACCCGGGTTACTGAGGGGGCTGGCTGGCGATAGCCCTGTATTTTTCGACAATGCGGAAAATTTCCTGGGAGAGAATACTGCCGGGGTCGCGCTGGACAAACATGCTGAAAGACTCCGCGGCTTTCTCGAAGTCGCCGAGCATGTTGTAGGCATAACCCATGTTGAGGTATATCACGGACCGGTCGAGGTCGTAAAGCGCGGCCCTGTCGAGGTAGTGCAGAGCGGCTCGCGGGTATTCATTGGACAGGAAAAGGGCGGCCACCATCACATAGGCCAGCGCGGTATCCTGCGGGGAGAAGGAGAGGTAGCTAAGCCACCTCAGCGAATCAGTGCGCTGGATAAACGTGCTGAGTTCCACCTCTTCGGCCAGCTGCTCCTGTTCCGTGTCTTCGGCCGTTTCCTGCTCGCCGCCGCCGCAACCGGCCAGCGCAGCCAGCAGGGCGGCAACAAGTATCGCCAGTTGCCATCCACGGGCTACCAGGGCCAGGCGCCGTAATATCTGTCCCACATGTTCTCCGATATTTCGTAGGTCATGTCGAAATCTCTCAGGCGGGCCTGCAGCCTGGTACGGAAGTCCGTGATCATGAATTTGGACTCGCTTACCAGGTCGGAGGTGGTTGCGAACTTTTGCGCGCCGCCATCGATCAGGAATTCATGGAACGACTGCACCGCGATACTGTCGTGGTAGGCGATATAGTCAAGCCGGTTGTAGAGCTCCACGGCCGGATCGTGCTCCACCCGCCGCCGCAGCATCCTTCGCCGCCGTTCGGTCGCGTTGTAGTCCGGCAGCAATTCTTTCTCGAAAATCTCCTTCAACTGCGACGGCTGCTCCACGTATTCGTTGGCCATGATCCTGAACAGCTCGTAAAAGCGGGCGGTGGTGTTAACGTAATGGTCGAACATGCCCGAGATCAAGGCCAGCTCGCCGCGCACGGCAATCCTGTAAAGGTCGTCCTCGCCGAGCCGCTTACGGAGGTGCTGATTGCGGGAACTCCGGTTGGATCGCCTCAGTTTGCTGCGGAACTCGGCGATCTCCCTCACCCGCGTGGTCATGATCAGGGGAGTGGAAGTTTCACGCGTTGCTTCCTGCTCCGGTTCAGCCTCACCTCCGCCGCCGAAGATCAGAAAACCGATCACCGCGGCAGCCAGTACTCCGGCCGCGGGGAATGCCAGCAGAACTTTGAGGTTCTGTCCGCGAAGGGAAGCCAGCAAACCGCCGCCTTTGCCGGCAGGAGGCGCGTCCGCCTCTTCCGGCGACTCACCGCCCCCGTCGATAGTATCTTCACCGTCGGCTTCGACAGGCTCTTCGGCAGCGGTGTTGTCTGTTTCGTTATCAGCCACGATTAAACCCGATCAGGCAGTTAGTGATGGGCAACTTTTCCTAGCTCTCGGCTCGGTGCCATCGGCCCGAGTCGAGGAGATCAACTGTGCGTGTTTCTTAACTCAATAATATTCAGTAAGTTAACGGCTGCACATAAAAATATTTCCCGTCTTTTCCGTTTGTGGTACAGAACTTGCTCAACCATGATCAGCGAAAGTCGATGACGGGAAAAGCCGGCTTCGCTTGCGGAGCAATCTCTTTCGGCGCTGCCTCTGATTAGCCCCCGATCAGTAGAACCGCCCTGTTATAATATCGAAATGTTTGCACCAAATGTTTAATCTGAAGCAACGCTACAGTCAGAGGAGTGACTGATGACCATCACCACGCACGAAGTCGATGACATCGCAATAGCCGAGGTCAAAGGCCAGATCAATTTTCAGAACACTCAGACGCTGAAGGACCTGTTCAGCGAGCTGGAGGCCCGCAACCAGAAAGCTATCGTGGTGGACCTCAAGGAGACAGAGTACATCGACGGATTCGGTCTCAGCGTGCTGGTAAACCTGAGCCGTAGTATCTACAAGGACGGTGGGAAGCTTTCGCTGAGTTGCCTCAACCGGGAACTCCAGCGGATCTTCACCAAGACCAAGCTCGACCGCTGGTTCGACATCTACGAGTCCCAGGAAGAAGCATGCCGTAAGCTGAAAAAGGGCGGTGGCAAGCCCAGGACCCGCGAGCGTAAAAGCGCCTGAGTTTAGTTGATGGATTTGACGTAACCGGCCTGCCGGGCCTGTTCCTTGCTGCGAAAGATCACGCGAAACTCTTCCGGGATCTTATCGTAGAATACGCTGCCGGGCAGGTGGTACACTTTCGTCGCCGTATTGCCGATAATCGTCTGCGAAGCGCCTTCGCCGGAATACACGGTGGGGGCGTTTTGGTTTAGCAGCGATGAGCCGATACCCATCAGGCCGCCCGCCCGAATCGCTCCGCCGGCGCGCTGCATTTCAAGCAGCGCAGCCTGGGTTTCGCGCAGAGCCTTGCGCAGGCTTTCAACCTCCCGCTCCAGCCGCGCTATCCGCTCATCGATACCGCCGGCATCGCCGGAACCAGGAGCGGAGGAAACTGTCCCGGCGGCCATGGGCAAGACCGGCTCGGCCACCAGTTTCTCGTAGATGAAAGCGATCCGGTTGTCAGGCAGCTTGACCCTGTACCACTGCCCGCGTTTGATGAATTTTTCCAGCAGGTCACCCTTGTATACCCTGCCGATCCGTTTGTAGTTGAGTCCCGGCCCCTCCCGGACGTTGGCGTATTCGTTGGCCACCACCAGGTATCGCCCCGAGCCGATCTGCCTGGCCAGCTGCTCGGCGCCACCTGACGGCTCTGTGCCTGCTCCGCCGGTAAGCCCCTCGGCGCCGGTGACGCTGTAGGGGATCATCCAGCCCTCGTAACCGCCGTAGCTGACCAGGTAGAAGCTGTTCTCAACGGCCAGCATGTTGACCCTGCTGTCCTTTTCCAGATATTTGATAATCGGCGAGGAGATCGTCGGCTCCTTGAACATCGGCGCTTTCTCCTGCACGACGGTCAATTGCTGGGCGGCCAGGGTCCCCGCCGCGCAGGCAAACAGCACCACCGCGGTTCTCACGGCTGACAATCCTCGGCTCACGGACATCTTCTCTCACTGAATGAATTGGACAGTATGGATTGGCAACTGAAGCCAATAAATGCGCAACCCGCCATCGAACTTATATTTACACTAATCAGTTCGCTGCTCCAATGCAAGTCTTAACGTGGCGGCAGTTATGACTGGCCTGGCCGGTGATGTAAAAAGCGTTTGCTCAAAGACGGCCCGTTATTATATTGCACGGGGCAGCGAAGAGCAAAGCGGATTACGCGAATTTGCAGGTTTACCGGATTATATCCGGCGGGCCGGAGGGTCGCGGGATGGACAAAGAAAACCTGACTGTCATCCTGGCGCAGGTCCTGACCAGCGACGATAAGTGGCAGCAGGAGGTGGAGCGTAATTTCCTGCTGCAGAAAACAATCGACGAGCTTTTCAGCGACCGGCTGTTCCATGTCCTGCTGGAGAACCACATGCTGCCCAAGAAGGACGATACGTCACTTCCCCATTTCAGGGCGATCGAGCTGATCTGCACTTTCCGTGAAATTTCCAACCAGCTAGCCGAGGGCGCGGTTGACGAGGCTGGCCTGCAACGGGAATTGGAGGAACTCTACTTCAGATTAAGCGATAAATACAACGCTTCCGGTTCGCTCGAGCTGGATATGAGTTTCAGTGAAGCCATGATGGAGGTCGAGCGCTACGCGGGGCTTTACAAAGCTGAGCCCCAGTTCACCACCCGGCTCGACCGGTTCCGCCTGCTGGTTGTACCCCTGTGTTCGGGTGGTGACGAGGATTCCCGCCGCTGCCAGGTAGTGCTGCTGGAGAATATCCGCTCCCCGCGCTCGGCCTGGCACAGGAAGTAGTCATCGCGTTTTCTCCCCGCCCAAAATTCCTCTTGGCTGGATTGAAATCCGTTTTAAACCTCAAATAAATCGTTCGCCTGTTGGTGATTTCAACACACCTGGAAGAATTCCATAAATCTTCAATAGTAGCGCATTGCCCTGTAGGGGAAGATTTCAAACCCTCCCCTGCAATGGCTACGAGATTCAGATGAACTGGAGCAGAAAACCCTGATTTATTACGGGAAAGTTACGGAATATCAATCAGAAAGCCAGCCCCAGGCTGAACAGGTGGACCGCATTCAGCCGTCCCCAGTGGCGCCAGGCATAGTCGATATGGCCGCGGAAGAGGATGAAGTCGTAACCGATACCGCCGCCGGCCGACAGCCCGCGCAGGCGGTCCGCGGACTCGAGCCCGGTTTCATCGCCGCGCAATTCCCAGCCCGCGCGAAGAGCGGTGGAAAGGTTGTCGTCGATCCTGTACGCCAGCTCGGTGCCGACACTCCAGCTCACTGGCATGTTGTTGTTTTCGTTGACCTCGGCCGCGGCGAGCCAGGCGTGGGATTCGCCCTGCTGGAGGACATAGCTCAGCCCGATATGGAAACTGGTCGGCAGTTTGAAACTGGTGGCCCGCAGCAGGCCCTCGCGGTCCTGGCGCGCGATATTACTGCCGGGGTAGAGTTCCTCGGGATCGACTCCGATTTTGAGTCCGTTGCCGCTGAAAGCCAGATTACCGCCGATATTGCGGATCAGGAACGCCAGGCGGATCTCGCGGCCGGCCAGTTCGGTATGGTAGTTGGTGCCGATATCGAACGCAATCGTGCTCTGGGAGTTGCCCGCGATATCCTCGTGGATCCCCTTGACATTGATCCCGGCGCTGGCCCGGTCGCTGAAATTCCAGGCCAGGGCCACTCCGGCCTGCATGCTGTA comes from Candidatus Glassbacteria bacterium and encodes:
- a CDS encoding type II toxin-antitoxin system RelE/ParE family toxin, translating into MRYEVHIHQKARKSLSRLPLGKQKGIIALLESMVENPRPDGCIKLGGKLDGLYRIRSGNYRVVYQVKDKELIVFVLRIGKRGDIYLGNIDV
- the tsaD gene encoding tRNA (adenosine(37)-N6)-threonylcarbamoyltransferase complex transferase subunit TsaD, with amino-acid sequence MSVLTLGIETSCDETSVAVLRGEDELLSHLVLSQLEHEQFGGVVPELASRAHQKTLLPMVERALEESGCAPGDLDLVGVTVGPGLIGALLVGLCTAKSLALALDIPLIGVNHMEAHLMANLLLDDPPEPPFVALLVSGGHTLLVEVDGWGDYLILGRSRDDAVGECFDKVAKMLDLGYPGGPVIEQAAEQGNPAAFNFPRPMIRDDSLDMSFSGLKTAVLYETRDLDQRGELRNAIPDLAASFQAAVVDVLVDKSLRACERSGSSCLIVAGGVARNSLLRSRLDAASNRGGFRVILPPMALCTDNAAMVARTAVHYHRLGRNDGLDIGAFPTGALDWPVAE
- a CDS encoding cysteine desulfurase, whose protein sequence is MNSPQAVEDRIYLDHNATTPVSERVLAAMLPWLKDGFGNASSIHAEGRAARSAVDNARREVATLLGAAEEEIFFTSGGTESNNLAIFGAVESSGRTGGTLVGTPVEHHAVLRPLGRLEQRGFSLHLLEVDSGGRVDPDALKDLLAGRDDVLLVSVIMANNEVGTVQPVDELAEICRGRGVLFHTDAVQAAGKLPIDLTALPADLLSISGHKLYGPKGVGALFIRKRVKIAPQLLGGSHERKIRAGTENVAGIAGLGEACRLAAENLEQGNRSLADLRDRMYSGLRGKLDGVHLNGHERHRLSNTLNLSFEGVEGEALLLNLDLAGISCSSGSACASGSLEPSHVLTAMGVSLELAQASVRFSLGRSNTSAQIDRAVDEIAGVVTRLRSLKFSF
- a CDS encoding STAS domain-containing protein is translated as MTITTHEVDDIAIAEVKGQINFQNTQTLKDLFSELEARNQKAIVVDLKETEYIDGFGLSVLVNLSRSIYKDGGKLSLSCLNRELQRIFTKTKLDRWFDIYESQEEACRKLKKGGGKPRTRERKSA
- a CDS encoding SH3 domain-containing protein; the protein is MSVSRGLSAVRTAVVLFACAAGTLAAQQLTVVQEKAPMFKEPTISSPIIKYLEKDSRVNMLAVENSFYLVSYGGYEGWMIPYSVTGAEGLTGGAGTEPSGGAEQLARQIGSGRYLVVANEYANVREGPGLNYKRIGRVYKGDLLEKFIKRGQWYRVKLPDNRIAFIYEKLVAEPVLPMAAGTVSSAPGSGDAGGIDERIARLEREVESLRKALRETQAALLEMQRAGGAIRAGGLMGIGSSLLNQNAPTVYSGEGASQTIIGNTATKVYHLPGSVFYDKIPEEFRVIFRSKEQARQAGYVKSIN
- a CDS encoding PorV/PorQ family protein; protein product: MALKTTKLFATLLLMTALGLRAAGSGSFNPADGIPEDFSEAGTRAAEFLTIPVGSRGVALGGAYGAVADEISAIWWNPAGLGFLTGPEVLLTVSNQPLDVTYTYAAAAAPLAGGKLVLGGLMGVLTMGEQEITTVSQPGGTGATFGSYSMQAGVALAWNFSDRASAGINVKGIHEDIAGNSQSTIAFDIGTNYHTELAGREIRLAFLIRNIGGNLAFSGNGLKIGVDPEELYPGSNIARQDREGLLRATSFKLPTSFHIGLSYVLQQGESHAWLAAAEVNENNNMPVSWSVGTELAYRIDDNLSTALRAGWELRGDETGLESADRLRGLSAGGGIGYDFILFRGHIDYAWRHWGRLNAVHLFSLGLAF